The Marinitoga sp. 1197 genome window below encodes:
- a CDS encoding thermonuclease family protein, with amino-acid sequence MLKKLYIFVGILISLLLITSCSKQTQINKSYIEKNYYVSKVIDGDTIKVYYDGDETSVRLIGIDTPETHSGDKPIGELGDTAYWFVRNKIYSENSKKSYVYMEFDSNSYGNYGRLLAYVYYKGKDGKMHFLNEEIIKNGLARPLFYSDTSKHKNEFIEAYKYAYENRKGIFQFFDDDNRKIYENDLSDSDIGKIRWVRFKVKSISRSGSFYHIYSENNKVYITIRCDEYKAFFKNLNIYDLDNKEIEVYGEVWKDNGIYEILARSEFEFKVIK; translated from the coding sequence ATGTTAAAAAAACTATATATATTTGTTGGTATTTTAATCTCTTTACTTCTTATTACTTCTTGTTCAAAACAAACACAAATTAATAAATCTTATATTGAAAAAAATTATTATGTGAGCAAAGTAATTGATGGTGACACAATAAAAGTATATTATGATGGCGATGAAACTTCCGTTAGATTAATAGGAATAGATACACCCGAAACACATAGTGGAGATAAACCTATTGGAGAGTTAGGAGATACAGCATATTGGTTCGTTAGAAATAAAATATATTCTGAAAATTCAAAAAAATCATATGTTTATATGGAATTTGATTCTAACTCATATGGAAATTATGGAAGATTATTAGCTTATGTTTATTATAAAGGTAAAGATGGAAAAATGCATTTTTTAAACGAAGAAATTATAAAAAACGGACTTGCAAGACCTTTATTTTATTCCGACACTTCGAAACATAAGAATGAATTTATTGAAGCTTATAAATATGCTTATGAAAACAGAAAAGGAATTTTCCAATTTTTTGACGATGATAACAGAAAAATTTATGAAAATGATCTTTCTGATTCTGATATTGGAAAGATTAGATGGGTTCGTTTTAAAGTTAAAAGTATTTCGCGTTCTGGTTCCTTTTACCATATTTACTCAGAAAATAATAAAGTATATATAACTATTAGATGTGATGAATATAAAGCTTTTTTTAAAAATTTAAATATATATGATCTTGATAATAAAGAGATAGAAGTATATGGTGAAGTTTGGAAAGATAATGGAATTTATGAAATTTTAGCTCGATCTGAATTTGAATTTAAAGTTATAAAATAA